One window of Sulfurospirillum sp. 1612 genomic DNA carries:
- a CDS encoding DNA adenine methylase, whose translation MNYIGSKSRLSSWIKEEITDVFNADLSDKIFCDIFAGTGIIGRTFKGHVKKIISNDFEYYSFVLNKNYISNRHALEDKEYYLEYLNTVPLVRDGFIYQHYCLGGGSGRQYFSDTNGMKIDAIRQQINRWFSHHEISEEMYYFLLASLIESADKVANTASIYGAYLKHLKKSAQQELRLQPAHFEYDVGQHEVYHEDANVLIKKISGDILYLDPPYNERQYSANYHILNTIALYDHFIPRGKTGLRGDFNKSNYCRRNRVHRSFEALIKNAQFPYIFLSYNNEGLMHKEDVSAIMSRYGTYDLVTTEYKRFKADQTLSRNHKASVTKEYLHILKK comes from the coding sequence TTGAACTATATTGGCTCAAAATCTAGACTCTCTTCTTGGATCAAAGAAGAGATAACAGATGTTTTCAATGCGGACCTCTCGGATAAAATTTTTTGTGATATTTTTGCAGGTACGGGTATCATCGGTAGAACTTTTAAAGGGCATGTCAAGAAAATCATCAGCAATGATTTTGAATATTACAGTTTTGTATTAAATAAAAATTATATTAGCAATCGACACGCTTTAGAAGATAAAGAGTATTATTTGGAATATCTCAATACTGTGCCACTGGTGCGTGATGGATTTATTTATCAACACTACTGTCTAGGAGGCGGGAGCGGTCGGCAATATTTTAGCGATACCAATGGTATGAAGATTGATGCCATACGTCAACAAATCAATCGATGGTTTTCACATCATGAGATCAGTGAGGAGATGTATTATTTTTTATTGGCATCGTTGATTGAGAGTGCTGATAAAGTGGCCAATACCGCTTCGATTTATGGAGCTTATTTAAAACACCTCAAAAAATCAGCACAGCAAGAGTTGCGATTACAACCGGCGCATTTTGAATATGATGTGGGACAACATGAAGTGTATCATGAGGATGCCAATGTGCTGATTAAAAAAATAAGTGGCGATATTTTATATCTGGACCCACCCTATAATGAACGTCAATACAGTGCCAATTATCATATCCTCAATACTATTGCGCTGTATGATCATTTTATACCGAGAGGGAAAACTGGCCTTCGTGGTGATTTCAACAAATCAAATTATTGCAGGCGAAATCGCGTGCATCGCAGTTTTGAAGCATTAATCAAAAATGCGCAATTTCCTTATATATTTTTGAGCTACAACAATGAAGGCTTGATGCATAAAGAAGATGTCAGCGCGATTATGTCACGCTATGGGACGTATGATTTGGTGACAACAGAATACAAAAGGTTTAAAGCCGACCAAACTCTAAGTCGCAACCATAAAGCATCCGTGACTAAAGAGTATCTTCATATTTTAAAAAAATAA
- a CDS encoding c-type cytochrome, translating into MKKLLLAVLAVFAINVMAAEDGATLYKKCSACHGMHGEKKALGKSVVINTWDAQKLEDALKGYKDGTFGGVMKGIMKGQVAHMTDAQIKAVSEYITTLKK; encoded by the coding sequence ATGAAAAAGTTACTTTTGGCCGTATTGGCAGTATTTGCTATCAATGTGATGGCAGCAGAAGATGGTGCCACATTGTACAAAAAATGCTCAGCCTGCCACGGGATGCATGGAGAAAAAAAGGCTTTGGGTAAATCTGTCGTCATTAATACATGGGATGCACAAAAGCTTGAAGATGCCCTCAAAGGCTATAAAGATGGCACCTTTGGTGGTGTGATGAAAGGCATCATGAAAGGGCAAGTCGCACATATGACTGACGCGCAAATCAAGGCGGTATCTGAGTATATCACGACGTTGAAGAAGTAA
- a CDS encoding class I SAM-dependent methyltransferase, which translates to MRCKICHHDTTLINDVKQNKKYHQCHACQTIWMDQECFLDDSKEKQQYNQHHNNFESTGYVKMFENFLDYFWSDLPKDATQALDFGSGPGPVLAEILKRRGLQADGYDKFFQPEKVYEDKQYDLITCTEVLEHVADPKALLMLFKKHLKNRGIIAIMTLFHTNDSREFLDWWYHRDPTHITFYTPHSFEVLADMCGLNIIKHDDKRVIILTSSTS; encoded by the coding sequence ATGCGCTGTAAGATTTGTCATCATGATACGACGTTGATCAATGACGTAAAACAAAACAAAAAATATCACCAATGTCACGCTTGTCAAACCATCTGGATGGATCAAGAATGCTTCTTAGATGATTCCAAAGAAAAGCAACAATATAATCAACACCATAATAATTTTGAAAGCACCGGTTATGTCAAAATGTTTGAAAACTTTTTGGATTATTTTTGGTCAGATTTACCAAAAGATGCAACCCAAGCACTCGATTTTGGTTCTGGTCCTGGACCGGTTTTAGCTGAGATTTTAAAACGCCGTGGGTTGCAAGCAGATGGGTATGATAAATTTTTTCAACCCGAAAAAGTTTATGAAGACAAGCAGTATGATTTGATTACGTGTACTGAAGTCTTAGAGCATGTTGCCGACCCAAAAGCCCTGTTGATGCTCTTTAAAAAGCACTTAAAGAACAGAGGTATCATTGCTATCATGACACTCTTTCATACCAATGATTCTCGTGAATTTTTAGATTGGTGGTATCATAGAGACCCCACACATATCACCTTTTACACGCCGCACTCTTTTGAAGTTTTGGCCGATATGTGTGGGCTTAACATCATCAAACATGATGATAAAAGGGTCATAATCCTTACTTCTTCAACGTCGTGA
- a CDS encoding ABC transporter substrate-binding protein, with amino-acid sequence MNKIVTALFLLLLLLSAIYVSQGKFSGKEIRLGMSGPFSGSKKNLGQEMLMGAQAYFKGINTQGGVFGRYIKIITRDDRYEPNLAIENAKKFINDDKIFAFFGLIGTPTAKVILPIALEHNIPVIGTFSGANFLRKPAHSQCPCWI; translated from the coding sequence ATGAATAAAATTGTAACTGCACTCTTTTTATTGTTACTGCTTTTGAGCGCTATTTATGTCTCACAAGGGAAATTTTCTGGTAAAGAAATACGTTTGGGGATGAGTGGACCCTTCTCCGGGAGCAAAAAAAATCTCGGTCAAGAGATGTTGATGGGGGCACAAGCATATTTCAAAGGAATCAATACCCAAGGGGGTGTTTTTGGTAGATATATCAAAATTATTACTCGTGATGACCGATACGAACCCAATCTTGCTATTGAAAATGCTAAGAAATTTATAAACGATGATAAAATATTTGCTTTTTTCGGATTGATTGGAACGCCTACGGCTAAAGTCATCTTGCCGATTGCCCTCGAACATAATATTCCCGTGATAGGGACATTTTCTGGAGCAAATTTTCTACGAAAACCCGCTCATTCTCAATGCCCGTGCTGGATATGA
- a CDS encoding ABC transporter substrate-binding protein has protein sequence MNKKKMTRIAVLYQNDSYGRSGLRGIRKALDKRNLKIIGEGSYKRNTLSVGNALYEISLTRPEAIILVGTTNPVAEFIKRARKDDKIIKNIHFGVLSFVSPKLLVKTLHYKTKNIYFSQVVPTPWTSQKETVKAYRKAMKKYFPGHDLGYVSLEGYFAAKMITEVFKSVGETFTKADFIQGMEKLSREIDNNRHPDKVSKKCPCLRLVTISRYINGTFELVP, from the coding sequence GTGAATAAAAAGAAAATGACACGGATTGCAGTGTTGTATCAAAATGATAGCTATGGTCGAAGCGGATTACGAGGCATTAGAAAAGCATTGGACAAAAGAAATCTCAAAATTATTGGAGAGGGGAGTTACAAACGCAACACGCTCTCAGTAGGGAATGCACTCTATGAGATTAGTCTCACGCGACCCGAAGCGATTATTTTGGTCGGTACAACAAATCCCGTAGCAGAATTCATAAAGCGGGCACGCAAAGATGATAAAATTATCAAAAATATTCATTTTGGTGTTCTCTCTTTTGTGAGTCCCAAATTGCTGGTGAAAACCCTACACTATAAAACCAAAAATATCTATTTTTCTCAAGTCGTACCCACACCTTGGACGTCTCAAAAAGAGACTGTAAAAGCGTATCGTAAGGCTATGAAAAAATATTTCCCAGGGCATGATTTGGGCTATGTCTCTTTAGAAGGATATTTTGCCGCTAAGATGATTACAGAAGTGTTTAAATCCGTCGGTGAGACCTTCACAAAAGCTGATTTTATTCAAGGCATGGAGAAACTCTCACGAGAGATTGATAACAACAGACACCCCGATAAAGTCTCCAAAAAATGTCCGTGCTTGCGTCTGGTGACCATCAGTCGATATATCAATGGCACATTTGAGTTGGTACCATGA
- a CDS encoding ATP-binding protein: MKIKTTKDLIAKINDMTIETKTSLLFLVMVTGMLFIGSFSHISLNRIMENYNIIYTKRMLPIASLEKLKDIYSVNVLDTLRDMERHLIVYKQGEDVISLAQELIRRDWRDYKSGLSDEKIDFFDRFINLFYNYKTPNATTPLDIDEESLIEKVDKKIDYIDNILTHIFALLKSHHEVQAYKILKTQLYPTVYSVNIDLTQLINLNLEASIQDKDKTHQVYKATFEWIVAGTIGTIIVAALIAIVILQNIRMLHDSLAQRVDQKTKELQALNHDLELKIDQGIEVCRQKDEIMIRQSRHAAMGEMIGNIAHQWRQPLNALSLVIQSFQTKQMLGQELSEEFVDKQVKEGLMLAGSMSKTIDDFRNFFNPNKHKSRFSIAQSIKKSIEIMGGYYKRHHINIILSVRDDFEIMGFPNEFSQVIVNLLSNSKDVLCEKEIENRLIEVLIYTEEEYGYVRVIDNGGGIKPEVIDRIFEPYFTTKHKSSGSGIGLYMSQQIIEKQMQGSIIAENISHTFTNFKAYEKCANIKICLPLKGGKGYGFKQS, from the coding sequence ATGAAAATTAAAACGACCAAGGATTTGATTGCTAAAATCAACGATATGACGATTGAGACCAAGACAAGCTTGCTGTTTTTAGTGATGGTAACAGGGATGCTCTTTATCGGTAGCTTTTCACATATCAGCCTCAACCGCATCATGGAAAATTACAATATTATCTACACCAAACGAATGCTTCCTATCGCAAGCTTGGAAAAACTCAAAGATATTTATAGCGTCAATGTCCTCGATACCCTGCGAGATATGGAGCGTCATTTAATCGTTTACAAACAAGGAGAAGATGTGATCTCTTTGGCGCAAGAGTTGATACGACGCGATTGGAGAGATTATAAATCAGGATTGAGTGATGAAAAAATAGATTTTTTTGATCGGTTTATTAATCTTTTTTATAATTATAAAACACCAAATGCGACCACACCTCTAGATATTGATGAAGAGAGTTTGATTGAAAAAGTAGATAAGAAAATTGATTATATTGACAATATTTTGACGCATATTTTTGCCCTGCTTAAGAGTCATCATGAGGTTCAAGCCTATAAGATACTCAAAACACAACTCTATCCGACGGTTTATTCTGTCAATATTGATTTGACGCAGTTAATTAATCTCAATTTAGAAGCCTCTATTCAAGACAAAGATAAGACGCATCAAGTCTATAAGGCAACATTTGAGTGGATTGTCGCTGGTACTATTGGTACGATTATTGTCGCGGCATTGATTGCTATTGTGATTTTACAAAATATCAGGATGCTGCATGATAGTCTGGCTCAAAGGGTGGATCAAAAAACCAAAGAGTTGCAAGCGCTTAATCATGATTTGGAGCTCAAAATTGACCAAGGAATCGAAGTATGCCGACAAAAAGATGAGATCATGATACGCCAATCGCGCCATGCTGCGATGGGTGAAATGATTGGAAATATTGCCCATCAATGGCGTCAACCGCTTAATGCCTTGAGTTTGGTCATACAGAGTTTTCAAACCAAGCAAATGCTCGGACAAGAATTGAGCGAAGAGTTTGTAGATAAGCAGGTTAAAGAGGGCTTGATGCTCGCTGGAAGTATGTCCAAAACGATTGATGATTTTAGAAATTTTTTCAACCCAAACAAGCATAAATCACGCTTTAGTATTGCGCAATCTATTAAGAAAAGTATTGAGATTATGGGCGGTTATTATAAACGACACCATATTAATATTATATTGAGCGTGAGAGATGATTTTGAAATCATGGGCTTTCCTAATGAGTTTTCGCAAGTCATCGTCAATCTTTTGTCAAATTCAAAAGATGTATTATGTGAAAAGGAGATTGAGAATCGATTAATTGAAGTATTGATTTATACCGAAGAAGAATACGGATATGTCCGCGTTATAGACAATGGAGGAGGAATCAAGCCAGAGGTGATTGACAGGATTTTTGAACCCTATTTCACCACCAAGCACAAGTCCTCAGGCAGTGGCATTGGTCTTTATATGTCGCAACAGATTATAGAGAAACAGATGCAAGGAAGTATTATTGCAGAAAATATTTCTCATACCTTTACAAATTTTAAAGCGTATGAAAAATGTGCAAATATAAAAATATGTTTACCATTAAAAGGAGGTAAAGGTTATGGATTTAAACAGTCTTAG
- a CDS encoding response regulator — protein sequence MDLNSLRDCVILYVEDDIAVQNQTKMILSDFVKEVLVASSGAEGLAVLREKKVDLIITDITMPELNGIEMLKTLRYEDKNMTPVIITTAFTETDYLLDAVKLRVEGFIMKPINIKELVTSMYNIVLPIMQKKELEDCSSIVESLSVLVGGKKIEILKYIMNNLDDDHIFNGSYQDIMDNIGVSKPTVVGMFKQLIKAGILEKLKNKMYKFTNKRLISKIN from the coding sequence ATGGATTTAAACAGTCTTAGAGATTGCGTTATTCTCTATGTTGAAGATGATATTGCTGTACAAAATCAGACAAAAATGATATTGAGCGATTTTGTCAAAGAAGTTTTGGTTGCTAGTAGTGGCGCTGAAGGACTGGCAGTACTGAGAGAGAAAAAAGTAGATTTGATTATTACTGATATTACGATGCCAGAATTAAACGGTATTGAGATGCTAAAAACACTTCGATATGAAGATAAAAATATGACACCGGTCATCATTACGACAGCTTTTACAGAGACAGATTATCTTTTGGATGCGGTGAAACTTCGCGTCGAAGGGTTTATCATGAAGCCTATCAATATCAAAGAGTTGGTGACTTCGATGTATAATATAGTCTTGCCAATTATGCAAAAGAAAGAGCTTGAAGATTGTTCGAGCATTGTTGAGAGTTTGTCGGTATTAGTGGGGGGTAAGAAGATTGAGATCCTCAAATATATTATGAATAATCTCGACGATGATCACATCTTTAATGGTTCTTATCAAGATATTATGGACAATATCGGTGTGAGTAAGCCAACCGTTGTGGGGATGTTCAAGCAGTTGATTAAGGCGGGTATTTTAGAAAAATTGAAAAATAAAATGTACAAATTCACCAACAAAAGATTGATATCAAAGATTAATTAA
- a CDS encoding P-II family nitrogen regulator, whose product MKKIEAIIKPFKLDDVKEALNAIDVTGMTIQEIRGYGRQQGHSELYRGAEYVVDFVPKIKIEVIIRNDDEDRVIHAIIEAAKTGKIGDGKIFVSNVEKVIRIRTSEEDENAI is encoded by the coding sequence ATGAAAAAAATCGAAGCAATTATAAAACCATTTAAATTAGATGATGTCAAAGAGGCCCTCAATGCGATTGATGTGACGGGGATGACGATACAAGAAATCCGAGGTTATGGACGACAGCAAGGTCATTCTGAATTATATCGTGGAGCAGAATATGTTGTCGATTTTGTACCTAAAATCAAGATTGAAGTGATTATTAGAAATGATGATGAAGATCGTGTCATCCATGCAATTATCGAAGCAGCAAAAACAGGTAAAATCGGTGATGGTAAAATCTTTGTGAGTAACGTAGAAAAGGTCATAAGAATTAGAACTTCAGAAGAAGACGAAAACGCTATCTAG
- a CDS encoding ferritin-like domain-containing protein: MAKRGISILKGIEADAVVTLLNKAYADEWLAYYQYFIEAKVVKGIMKDAAIAELDQHAADELRHATMVCDRIMQLGGTPLLHPQDWLTHTNCGYDAPTDANVLPVLEQAIKGEQCAISIYSKLADTTRERDIVTYDMVSQILADEVEHEEDLQALYDDIHEFIAEVKKNVQ, from the coding sequence ATGGCAAAAAGAGGAATTTCTATCTTAAAGGGAATCGAAGCTGACGCAGTCGTCACACTTCTCAATAAAGCTTATGCCGATGAATGGTTGGCCTATTATCAATATTTTATTGAAGCTAAAGTCGTCAAAGGCATCATGAAAGATGCGGCTATTGCAGAGCTTGACCAACACGCGGCTGATGAGTTGCGCCATGCGACAATGGTGTGTGATAGGATTATGCAACTTGGCGGTACGCCCCTTTTACATCCGCAAGATTGGCTCACGCACACAAATTGCGGTTATGATGCCCCAACTGATGCCAACGTATTGCCGGTATTAGAACAAGCCATCAAAGGAGAACAATGCGCCATTAGCATCTATTCGAAACTTGCCGATACGACACGAGAGCGCGATATTGTCACCTATGATATGGTCTCTCAAATACTAGCAGATGAAGTTGAACATGAAGAGGACTTGCAAGCCTTGTATGATGATATTCATGAATTTATAGCCGAAGTGAAAAAAAATGTACAGTAA
- a CDS encoding ferritin family protein yields MKQYETYKCNVCGNEVEVQNVGGGTLTCCDQAMECTTKDLTAVNLMKAFAGESQARNKYEFFGELAREAGWHVIAEHFMEAAQNEKYHAKAEYEAYNKLVYGIEMHETLKNLDIAIAGENYEHTEMYPNFAAIAAEEGHKEISRLLKAIAKVEVEHEREYAELKKVLEEEGFFDSDEDEFWVCEVCGHVHRGKKPPKVCPLCKVPQEYFKRQHLV; encoded by the coding sequence ATGAAGCAGTACGAAACCTACAAATGTAATGTTTGCGGTAACGAAGTAGAGGTACAAAATGTTGGGGGCGGAACACTGACTTGTTGTGATCAAGCCATGGAATGCACTACCAAGGATCTCACAGCCGTCAATCTCATGAAGGCCTTTGCCGGAGAGTCTCAAGCTCGAAATAAATACGAATTTTTCGGCGAACTCGCACGTGAGGCAGGATGGCATGTCATTGCAGAACATTTTATGGAAGCGGCACAAAATGAAAAATACCACGCCAAAGCAGAATATGAAGCTTACAACAAACTGGTCTATGGCATAGAAATGCACGAAACCCTCAAAAATCTCGACATTGCAATTGCAGGTGAAAATTATGAGCATACAGAGATGTATCCAAATTTTGCAGCCATTGCCGCAGAAGAAGGACATAAAGAGATCTCAAGATTGCTCAAAGCCATCGCTAAAGTAGAAGTCGAACACGAGAGAGAATATGCCGAACTTAAAAAAGTACTCGAAGAAGAGGGCTTCTTTGATAGTGATGAAGATGAATTTTGGGTTTGTGAAGTCTGTGGCCATGTTCACAGAGGCAAAAAACCACCAAAAGTATGCCCACTTTGTAAAGTACCACAAGAGTATTTCAAAAGACAACACCTCGTCTAA
- a CDS encoding sigma-54-dependent transcriptional regulator — MKIAIIDDQDEIRYSVSKILKRAKYETVLFHGLESDIIARIKDEQIQLLIVDIMLSDDFSGIDLIKNLRQHNITLPAILMTAYTTPTNMIEASKIGIKDILQKPFTVDELKNIVKKYEEKDDAFIQVLDQINEEFVGSFETMKDIYSKIGVAANNDLPIMILGDTGTGKELIANLIHKNSRNSKSEILAINCASIPKELFESQLFGHEKGAFTDARTAHIGFAESVGDGTLFLDEIGEISTESQSKLLRFLENKTFRRVGGTHDIKFHGRIISATNININDNIEKDLFRQDLYYRLSMIKIEIPALNQRKKDIPALVDFFIKQANTELNLNIKGISNDALELLKKRTYKGNIRELKNTVYNSALNAHEDVIQKEHIQFEIEKTKDCSAQEIIAQMIEIRGIENAKEIHNSLEKEFYDILLQKCDNITHLAKYLDISRSTLRNILRKHHIISE, encoded by the coding sequence GTGAAGATTGCCATCATAGACGATCAAGATGAGATTCGGTATTCTGTTTCTAAGATTTTAAAGAGAGCAAAATATGAAACGGTTCTATTCCATGGTTTGGAATCTGATATTATTGCGCGCATTAAAGACGAGCAGATTCAGCTTTTGATTGTAGATATTATGCTCTCGGATGATTTTTCAGGTATTGATTTGATAAAAAATTTGAGACAGCACAACATCACACTCCCTGCGATTTTGATGACGGCCTATACCACCCCTACGAATATGATTGAAGCCTCAAAAATTGGTATCAAAGATATTCTTCAAAAACCTTTCACCGTCGATGAACTCAAGAATATCGTCAAAAAATATGAAGAAAAAGATGATGCTTTTATCCAGGTACTAGATCAAATCAATGAAGAATTTGTCGGCTCTTTTGAGACGATGAAGGATATCTATAGCAAAATCGGCGTAGCGGCTAACAATGATTTGCCTATCATGATACTAGGGGATACCGGCACAGGAAAGGAGCTCATCGCCAACCTGATCCACAAAAATTCAAGAAATTCAAAATCTGAAATTTTAGCCATCAATTGTGCTTCGATTCCCAAAGAACTCTTTGAATCGCAACTCTTTGGTCATGAAAAAGGCGCTTTTACTGATGCGAGAACGGCACATATCGGATTTGCAGAATCAGTGGGAGATGGCACGCTATTTTTGGATGAAATCGGAGAGATTAGTACAGAATCACAAAGTAAATTGCTTCGATTTTTAGAAAATAAAACCTTTCGACGTGTCGGAGGTACTCATGATATAAAATTTCATGGTAGGATTATCTCTGCGACTAATATCAACATCAATGACAATATCGAGAAGGATCTTTTTAGGCAAGATTTATACTATCGTCTCTCCATGATTAAAATTGAAATACCCGCACTCAATCAACGCAAAAAAGATATTCCGGCATTGGTTGATTTTTTTATCAAGCAAGCCAACACTGAACTCAATCTCAATATCAAAGGTATTTCAAATGACGCATTGGAATTGCTCAAAAAACGAACCTACAAGGGCAACATCCGAGAATTAAAAAATACCGTTTATAACTCAGCCCTCAATGCGCATGAAGATGTCATCCAAAAAGAGCATATTCAATTTGAAATCGAAAAAACAAAAGATTGCAGCGCCCAAGAGATTATTGCACAAATGATTGAAATACGCGGTATCGAAAATGCAAAAGAGATTCACAATAGTCTAGAAAAAGAGTTTTATGACATATTACTACAAAAATGTGACAACATCACACATTTGGCAAAATATTTGGATATTTCACGCAGTACGCTTCGAAATATTTTGCGCAAACATCATATTATATCAGAGTAA
- a CDS encoding sensor histidine kinase, with protein sequence MTKLLHWLHSQSIYTKLAFLIFMIIFIFSSLIVVLAIDTSKKQTNEIINEMIDSNIQSNKDFLTSAILANDRWALFKFLKSFSQNSAIKDAGIIDKHSIVLAHTDTARHKMGTRLDDPEEHKILPFKKDGVLLGYFVLDIEKSSIKNMLERSFSTNFLIMTFAAVFSFLFAIYFMKNLLDRLNILRDNTKAISLKKWDDIREIQSVENDEITDLVKTTTLLLKEIKESVKKEEELKNFYQRTLASVDVFIVICDEDLNIMYQNEHPISTLLLEENQFKSEYITNLIQCYQNHSCTFCKQKITNDLGEDLSLYYQIQLVNEYLVISFSDITQLSKLEENEKILHSLKTLGEISSLFAHEIKNLLQPLKLLLQEDEEIDKEDLHIIHNTLNRMDAQVIDFLSLGKPIDQRDIVALPIQKSLDELLAILQPKLQEHHIHIKQYVQDGLHVKISKNSFEMIVLNLINNAIDAIKQKGNIEISWVKKPNQMSELKITDSGCGIPKTLRKKIFKPFFTTKSHGSGLGLFTVYKIVYLSGGQIHIADDDTTTFIIKLPQGELS encoded by the coding sequence ATGACCAAACTCTTACACTGGTTGCACTCACAATCCATCTATACCAAATTGGCTTTTTTGATTTTCATGATTATTTTCATATTCTCTTCTCTCATCGTCGTACTTGCCATCGATACGTCCAAAAAACAGACCAATGAAATCATCAATGAAATGATTGATAGCAACATCCAATCTAACAAAGATTTTCTCACCAGTGCCATCTTGGCTAATGACCGGTGGGCTTTGTTTAAGTTTCTCAAATCCTTCTCTCAAAATAGTGCTATTAAAGATGCCGGTATTATCGATAAGCACTCTATTGTCTTGGCACATACCGACACCGCGCGTCACAAGATGGGAACCCGCCTTGATGACCCCGAAGAACACAAAATACTTCCTTTCAAAAAAGATGGTGTACTGCTGGGATATTTTGTCTTAGATATTGAAAAAAGCTCCATCAAAAATATGCTCGAGAGGAGCTTTTCAACCAACTTTTTAATCATGACCTTTGCAGCTGTTTTTTCATTTCTTTTTGCCATTTATTTTATGAAAAATCTACTGGATCGACTCAATATATTGCGAGATAATACCAAAGCGATATCGCTGAAAAAGTGGGATGACATACGCGAGATACAAAGTGTTGAAAATGATGAAATTACGGATCTTGTCAAGACAACCACCCTCTTACTCAAAGAGATCAAAGAATCGGTTAAAAAAGAAGAAGAACTCAAAAACTTTTACCAACGCACCTTGGCATCGGTGGATGTTTTCATTGTCATTTGTGATGAAGATCTCAATATCATGTATCAAAACGAACATCCCATCAGCACACTGTTGCTTGAAGAGAATCAATTTAAAAGCGAATACATCACAAACCTCATTCAATGCTATCAAAATCACTCATGTACTTTTTGTAAACAAAAAATCACGAATGATTTGGGCGAAGATTTATCATTGTATTATCAAATTCAATTGGTCAATGAATACCTTGTCATCTCATTTTCTGACATCACGCAACTCTCAAAGCTAGAAGAAAATGAGAAAATCCTCCACTCCCTCAAAACGTTGGGTGAAATCAGCTCTTTATTTGCGCATGAAATCAAAAATCTTTTGCAACCTTTAAAACTATTACTCCAAGAAGATGAAGAGATTGATAAAGAGGATTTGCACATCATTCATAACACTCTCAATCGTATGGATGCCCAAGTTATCGACTTTTTATCATTAGGAAAACCGATTGACCAGCGGGATATCGTCGCTCTTCCCATTCAAAAATCTTTGGATGAATTGCTGGCTATTTTGCAACCAAAACTGCAAGAACACCACATCCATATAAAACAGTATGTCCAAGATGGTTTGCATGTCAAAATCAGTAAAAATTCCTTTGAGATGATTGTACTCAACCTCATCAATAATGCGATAGATGCCATCAAACAAAAGGGGAATATAGAGATAAGTTGGGTCAAAAAACCTAACCAAATGAGTGAACTCAAAATCACAGATAGTGGATGTGGCATACCAAAAACATTGCGAAAGAAAATTTTTAAACCTTTTTTTACAACCAAAAGTCACGGCTCTGGATTGGGACTTTTTACGGTGTATAAGATTGTCTATCTCTCAGGAGGTCAAATTCACATCGCCGATGACGATACGACGACCTTTATCATAAAACTACCACAAGGAGAATTATCGTGA